CGCACGTCCCGCCGACCTGCTAATAGTGGTTGGCGACGGGCTGTCGTCATACGCCGTACAGCGCCAGGCGCTGCCGCTGATCCGTGCCCTTCTCCCCTACCTGGAAACGCTTGGGTTGAGCCTTGCTCCGGTGGTGCTGGCGCACCAGTCGCGGGTCGCACTGGGCGATGATATTGGCGAAACGCTGAAGGCCAGAGCGGTAGCGATTCTGATTGGCGAAAGACCGGGACTCTCTTCGCCGGATAGCCTTGGGGTTTATTTGACCTGGCAGCCGCATCGTCAGCGGCTGGAGTCGGAGCGCAACTGTATTTCCAATATTCGCCCGGAGGGACTGAGCTATGATGCCGCCGCATTTAAGCTGGCCTGGCTGCTGGAGCAGGCCTTTTTACGGCGGCTAACCGGGGTGCGCCTGAAAGATGAAAGCGATAATCCGGCGCTGCATGGAAAAATAAAACCTTTGAGCCAATTAAAATAATTGGCCGCGCGAGCAGCAGAATAGATTTTTAATATTCATGACGCACCTGAATATTATATTCAGGCGCGTGCTGAAATTGCGGATTTTCGAGGCCGGGCAAGGCGTCAGCTGCTACCCGGCAAAATGCGTTCACCGTACCAAAAACAGGGCTGTCATCAGCCTTATGCCCTTTCCTGCAGGTAATAAGAATATTGCATGAGTAAAAATGAAACGAACGTTGTAAGGTAAATCTGCGCATTAAATATATCTCGTTATCCATTCAAAATAACGCCAAATAATTCACCACTTTCTCTGGTGAGTTATTTCTCGATGTTATGCAGTCATTGATGGTAGTGCCCTAAATAATTGACCGACGATGAGGTAAAAATGAAAAAGTTTTCCGGGAAAGCGTCTTTAATGGCCATGCTGGTTGCTGCGTGGGTCGGTGCCAATAGCGTACAGGCGGCTGAAATTAAAATCGGCGTGGTATTGCCGCTAAGCGGCGCGCTGAGCGGTTACGGACAGCCATCACAAAAAGGGCTGGATATTATTCAGAGCATTACGCCGACATTAAAAAATGGCGACACCGTTAAGCTTATCGTGATTGACGATAAGAGCGACAAGGTCGAAGCCGCTAACGCCATGCAGCGCCTGGTTTCCAGCGATAAAGTCGATGCGGTGATCGGCGAAGTCACCTCCTCCAATACCCTGGCGATGACCAAAATCGCCGACGACAGCAAAACGCCGCTGGTCTCCTCGACCGCCACCAACGACCGCGTCACCCGCAACCACCCTTACGTTAGCCGGGTCTGCTTCTCCGACAGCTTCCAGGGCGTGGTTGGCGCAAACCTCGCCTCCCGCGACCTGAAAGCCAAAACCGCCGCCATCGTCTTCGACAGCAGCAACGACTACTCCGTCGGCCTGGCGAAGGCCTTCCGCACTCAGTTCCTGAAAAACGGCGGCACCATCCCTATCGAAGTTCAGGCCCCCGGCGGCAGCAAAGACTTTAAAGCCCAGTTGGCCAGCGTGAAAGCGAAGAACGTCGACATGATTTATATGCCGATTTACTACACCGAAGGGGCGCTTATCGCCGTGCAGGCGAAACAGTTGGGGCTGAGCAAACCGGTGGTCGGCGGCGACGGTCTGGCGGCGGATCAGGTCTTCTTTGACGTCGGTAAAGACGCGGTCAACGGCTATATGACCACCGATTACTATTCGCCGAACGCCAAAGAGCAAACGCCAGCGGGCGAGGTGTTTATCAAAGCCTGGGAAGCGAAATATCAGCAGCCGACCCATACCTGGGGCGCAATGGCAGCGGATGCGTATAACGTCATTATCAACGCCATGAACCAGTGCAGCGACCCGCATGATCGGGTTTGCGTTAACGAAAAAATTCGCGCCACCAAGGACTTCCAGGGCGTGACCGGCACTCTGACGTTGCAAAACGGCGACGCTATCCGCAGCGCGGTCATCAACGAAGTGAAGGATGGCAAACTGGCGTTTCGTACCGTGGTCAATCCTTAACCCCGTCATACTTCAAGTTGCATGTGCGTTGGTTGTAACTCGAATTATTTAGGGTAGATAAGAGAGATAACAGATGGATGGTGCCATTTTTCTCCAGCAAGTGGTCAATGGAATGAGCCTCGGGGGCATGTACGCCCTGATTGCCATCGGCTATACGATGGTTTATGGGGTGCTGCGCCTGATCAACTTCGCCCATGCGGACGTCATGATGGTCGGGGCGTTTACCACCCTGTTTTTATTTTCTTCTATTGGGCTACCCTTTGGGGTAGCTGTTTTCCTGACCCTCGCGCTGTGCGGCCTGTTCGGGATGCTTATCGACCGGGTGGCCTACCGTCCGCTGCGCCAGGCATCAAAAATCTCGATGCTGATCACCGCCATCGGCGTCAGTTTCTTTCTCGAAAACCTGTTCAACGTGCTGTTTGGCGGCAGCTCGCGCTTTTTCGCCGCGCCGGAATTCTTCAATAACACCCGCGCTTTTGGTGACGTGATTATCACCAACGTAGCGTGGATCGTACCGCTGATTACCGTTCTGTTGTTGTTGGCGATCCTCTGGCTGCTGTACCGCACTCGCTACGGAATGGCTATCCGCGCGGTGGCTTTCGACGTCAATACCGTGCGTCTGATGGGCATCGACGCCAACCGTATTATCTCGCTGGTATTCGCTCTCGGCAGCAGCCTCGCGGCGCTGGGCGGGGTGTTCTACTCGATTAGCTATCCGACCATCGACCCGCTGATGGGCGTGCTGATTGGCCTGAAAGCCTTCGCCGCCGCGGTGCTTGGCGGAATAGGCAGCGTCACCGGCGCGGTGTTAGGTGGTTTTATTCTCGGTTTTACCGAAGTGGTCGCGGTTGCGCTATTTCCCGAACTTGGCGGCTACAAAGACGCCTTCGCCTTTATGTTCTTGATTCTGGTCCTCTTATTCCGCCCGGTTGGCATTATGGGCGATGAACGTCTGGAAAGGAGCCGTTTCTGATGCTCAACGCGACAACGACCGCCGGGGCGCAGCTGCGCAACCTGGTCATTATTGTTATCTGCATTGCGCTGCTGGCCGGGATTAACGTGGTCTTCAACGACTATATTATTCGCGTCATCAGCACCATTTTTGTCTTTATGATCCTCGCAGTCAGCTACAACCTGATCAACGGCGTCACCGGCCAGTTGTCGCTGGAGCCCAACGGCTTTGTGGCGGTCGGCGCTTACGTCACCGCTTTATTGATTCTCTCTAACGACAGCAAGCTGGATATGTTTGAGATGGCCGCTCCCAGCCCGTGGATCCTCGTGCTGCACGCCAGTTTCCTGCCCGCGTTGCTTATCAGCGGCCTGTGCGCGGCGGCGCTGGCGGTGTGCCTTGCCTTGCCGGTATTCCGCGTACGCGGCGACTACCTGGCGATCGTCACCCTCGGCTTCGGCTTTATTATTAAAATCCTCGCCATTAACAATCCGCAGATCACCAACGGCGCGATTGGCCTCAACGATATCCCCCAACAGCCGCATCTGCTGTTCTGGTGCGGGCTGTTCGCTCTGCTGGCGACCGGGATGATTTTGCAACTGGTGTGGTCGAAATACGGGCGAATGATGAAAGCCGTGCGCGACGATGAAGACGCCGCCATCGCCATGGGGGTAAACACGTTTCGGATTAAAACCTGTGCTTTCGCCACCAGCGCATTCTTTGAAGGGATCGGCGGCGGCCTGCTGGCATCGCTGCTGACCACCATATCGCCGAACCTGTTCGACTTTATGCTCACCTTCCAGTTGCTGATTATTATCGTGCTCGGCGGTCTGGGCAGCACCACTGGCGCGCTGCTCGGTACCGTGCTGGTAGTCGGCAGCGGCGAGTGGCTGCGCTTTCTCGACCAGCCGCTCCAGTTCTTCGGTCACGATCTCGGGGCATATCCGGGACTGCGAATGGTGGTGTTCTCGCTGCTGCTGCTGATCATCATGCTGTTCGCCCGCGAAGGTCTGCTGGGCAAAAAAGAGATTTGGCAAGTGGGTAAAAGGGGCCGTGGCTATGGCGCAAAATAAGGTCATTTTACAGGTACAGGACGTCACCATGCAGTTCGGTGGGCTGCGGGCCATCGACAACGTCAGTTTCCACGTCGACGAGGCGGAAATTTTTGGCCTGATTGGCCCCAACGGCGCGGGTAAAACCACTATGTTCAACGTGATTACCGCCAACTATAAACCGACCAGCGGCAGCGTGACCCTTGCGGGAAAATCGTTGAAAGGGCTGAAGCCGAACCAGGTGGTCAACGCCGGGATCGCCCGCACCTTTCAGAATATCCGCCTGTTTAACTCGATGACGGTATTAGAAAACGTGATGGTCGGCCTTGATAGCGCCAGCCGCTATTCACTGCTGGAAGCGGCGCTGCATATCGGCCGCTATTTCCCCGCTGAACGAGCGGCGAAGGCCAAGGCAATGGCGATTCTGGACGATATCGGCATCGCCCATTTCGCCGATATGCAGGCCACTAACCTCAGCTACGGCAACCAGCGTAAGGTCGAGATCGCCCGCGCGCTGGCGACATCGCCTAAGCTATTGCTGCTGGATGAACCCGCTGCCGGGATGAACCCAAAAGAGACGGAAGATCTGGCGGACCTGATCTTCCGTATGCGTGACGACTACCAGCTCAGCGTGCTGTTAATTGAGCACGACATGCCGTTCGTCAACAAGCTGTGCGAGCGGGTGATGGTGCTGGAGTACGGTAAACCGCTGTTCAGCGGCCTGATGTCCGAAGCCATTGAGGATCCGGAGGTGATTTCCGCTTACCTGGGGGACGTCCGTTATGCTTAGCGCGCGCGAGTTAAAAGTGTTTTACGGTGTGATTCAGGGACTGAAAGGCGTTGATATTGATATCAACGACCGGGAGATCGTGACCTTAATCGGCAGCAACGGCGCGGGGAAAACCTCAACCCTCAACGGTATCGTCAATCTGGTGCGTTCCACAGGGCGGGTGAAGTTTCTCAACGAGGATATTTCCCGCAGCCAGACGCACCAGATTGTGCGTCGGGGGCTGGCGCTGGTCCCCGAGGGGCGGCGCATCTTCACTAACCTGACTATCGAAGAAAACCTGCGCATGGGGGCCTACAACAATCTCGCCGGATTCACCCGCCTGCGCGATCGCATGTACAGCCTGTTTCCCCGGCTCAAAGAGCGGCGTAATCAGATGGCGGGCACCATGAGCGGCGGCGAGCAGCAGATGCTGGCTATCTCCAGAGCGTTAATGAGCGAGCCGGTTTTACTGATGCTTGATGAGCCAAGCCTCGGGCTGGCGCCGAAAATTGTCGGCGAGCTGTTCGCCACGATTAAGCAGCTGCGGGAGGAGAATATTACCGTGCTGCTGGTAGAACAGAACGCCACGGCGGCGTTGACTATCGCCGATCGCGCCTATGTGCTGGAGAATGGGAAGATTATGCTTTCCGGCCCGGCCCCGGAGGTGCTGGCAAATCCGGAAATTAAGCGGATGTATCTCGGCGGTTAACACGAAAGCAAAGCTGTTCATGGCTGCGGCATCGCTTCCTGCGTCGCCGCAACCGCAAACAGCCTCTCGCTACACAAAGCACACCTCATTCCAGTAGGCTTCACGCGTCCTGCGCCGCTCAGTATGTTTTATCATGGCGAAACCACCTTGTTTCCACGTTACCGAGGTCAATTCCGTAGAGACTGGCGACCGGTAATATCGCCTCCATCATGCGTTGGGTATCCTGCTGCCCGGCTTCACCGTTAGATAAAGATGCCAGCCAGCCCGTGATGCGTTGCCATAGTGCCACTTTCATTTTTCTCCTCCGTCGGGAAGCGTTTTGCTTGCGTCTATTTCAACCACAGTTGACGGCGGGCGGGAAATATCAATTCCTGATTTGTAATTCTGCGGGATGCATATTAGGGGTGAGAGGATGTTCCCGGAGGCGGTGCGGGCTACTTGTCCCTGGTTTGGTAGCACAGAGCCGGATAAACAATATCCACAACTTTGTTAAGTTCTTTTTCGTTATACATAAGAACTTTTTCTTCTTTGCCGCAGACGGTCAATTTGTGGGAGCGTGATTAACACAAAACAAAACAGGGATTCAGGGGATAAATTATGCGCATTGCAAAAACAAAAATCGCGCTGGCGCTGGGCATTCTGGTGCTCGCCGCGCAGGCTCAAGCCGACCAATTAGCCGATATCAAAGCCGCCGGGGTGGTCAAAGTCGCCACCTTCGACGCCAACCCGCCTTTCGGCTCGGTAGACCCGAAAACGCATAAAATCGTCGGCTACGACGTGGACTTCGCCGAAGCGCTGGCAAAATCTCTCGGCGTGAAG
This Klebsiella sp. RHBSTW-00484 DNA region includes the following protein-coding sequences:
- a CDS encoding branched-chain amino acid ABC transporter permease translates to MDGAIFLQQVVNGMSLGGMYALIAIGYTMVYGVLRLINFAHADVMMVGAFTTLFLFSSIGLPFGVAVFLTLALCGLFGMLIDRVAYRPLRQASKISMLITAIGVSFFLENLFNVLFGGSSRFFAAPEFFNNTRAFGDVIITNVAWIVPLITVLLLLAILWLLYRTRYGMAIRAVAFDVNTVRLMGIDANRIISLVFALGSSLAALGGVFYSISYPTIDPLMGVLIGLKAFAAAVLGGIGSVTGAVLGGFILGFTEVVAVALFPELGGYKDAFAFMFLILVLLFRPVGIMGDERLERSRF
- a CDS encoding ABC transporter ATP-binding protein, which codes for MAQNKVILQVQDVTMQFGGLRAIDNVSFHVDEAEIFGLIGPNGAGKTTMFNVITANYKPTSGSVTLAGKSLKGLKPNQVVNAGIARTFQNIRLFNSMTVLENVMVGLDSASRYSLLEAALHIGRYFPAERAAKAKAMAILDDIGIAHFADMQATNLSYGNQRKVEIARALATSPKLLLLDEPAAGMNPKETEDLADLIFRMRDDYQLSVLLIEHDMPFVNKLCERVMVLEYGKPLFSGLMSEAIEDPEVISAYLGDVRYA
- the eutC gene encoding ethanolamine ammonia-lyase subunit EutC, which produces MNPPDAWNPLREFTDARIALGRSGASLPTREVLNFGLAHARARDAIHQPFASDQLEQPLADLGLSSLTVHSAASDRHVYLNRPDLGRCLNDASRTDLAASRARPADLLIVVGDGLSSYAVQRQALPLIRALLPYLETLGLSLAPVVLAHQSRVALGDDIGETLKARAVAILIGERPGLSSPDSLGVYLTWQPHRQRLESERNCISNIRPEGLSYDAAAFKLAWLLEQAFLRRLTGVRLKDESDNPALHGKIKPLSQLK
- a CDS encoding branched-chain amino acid ABC transporter permease; the protein is MLNATTTAGAQLRNLVIIVICIALLAGINVVFNDYIIRVISTIFVFMILAVSYNLINGVTGQLSLEPNGFVAVGAYVTALLILSNDSKLDMFEMAAPSPWILVLHASFLPALLISGLCAAALAVCLALPVFRVRGDYLAIVTLGFGFIIKILAINNPQITNGAIGLNDIPQQPHLLFWCGLFALLATGMILQLVWSKYGRMMKAVRDDEDAAIAMGVNTFRIKTCAFATSAFFEGIGGGLLASLLTTISPNLFDFMLTFQLLIIIVLGGLGSTTGALLGTVLVVGSGEWLRFLDQPLQFFGHDLGAYPGLRMVVFSLLLLIIMLFAREGLLGKKEIWQVGKRGRGYGAK
- a CDS encoding ABC transporter substrate-binding protein; translated protein: MAMLVAAWVGANSVQAAEIKIGVVLPLSGALSGYGQPSQKGLDIIQSITPTLKNGDTVKLIVIDDKSDKVEAANAMQRLVSSDKVDAVIGEVTSSNTLAMTKIADDSKTPLVSSTATNDRVTRNHPYVSRVCFSDSFQGVVGANLASRDLKAKTAAIVFDSSNDYSVGLAKAFRTQFLKNGGTIPIEVQAPGGSKDFKAQLASVKAKNVDMIYMPIYYTEGALIAVQAKQLGLSKPVVGGDGLAADQVFFDVGKDAVNGYMTTDYYSPNAKEQTPAGEVFIKAWEAKYQQPTHTWGAMAADAYNVIINAMNQCSDPHDRVCVNEKIRATKDFQGVTGTLTLQNGDAIRSAVINEVKDGKLAFRTVVNP
- a CDS encoding ABC transporter ATP-binding protein, with translation MLSARELKVFYGVIQGLKGVDIDINDREIVTLIGSNGAGKTSTLNGIVNLVRSTGRVKFLNEDISRSQTHQIVRRGLALVPEGRRIFTNLTIEENLRMGAYNNLAGFTRLRDRMYSLFPRLKERRNQMAGTMSGGEQQMLAISRALMSEPVLLMLDEPSLGLAPKIVGELFATIKQLREENITVLLVEQNATAALTIADRAYVLENGKIMLSGPAPEVLANPEIKRMYLGG